In Clostridium sp. DL-VIII, the following proteins share a genomic window:
- a CDS encoding CidA/LrgA family protein yields MKYLKQLMIILAAYFLGTIIQLVFKLPIPGTVIGLILLFLGLSVGIVKVEMIEDICEVLISHMSFLFIPAGVGLMTSFDMLKGKVMPFTFIVIITTFIVWIVTAYVVKFLRKVCTR; encoded by the coding sequence TTGAAATATTTAAAGCAATTAATGATTATTTTAGCTGCATATTTTTTAGGAACAATAATTCAACTAGTATTCAAACTACCTATACCAGGCACAGTTATCGGATTGATTCTACTTTTCTTAGGCTTATCCGTTGGTATAGTCAAGGTCGAAATGATCGAGGATATATGTGAGGTATTAATATCTCATATGTCGTTTTTATTTATTCCAGCAGGGGTTGGGCTTATGACATCATTTGATATGTTAAAAGGAAAAGTCATGCCATTTACCTTTATAGTTATTATTACTACTTTTATTGTGTGGATTGTAACTGCTTATGTCGTTAAATTTTTAAGGAAGGTGTGCACAAGATGA
- a CDS encoding heavy metal-associated domain-containing protein, whose translation MATYIISAIIIVIVAYSFMNLIQKVRYGCCGGTVEKSTKKKKLNKIDLEQYKFSKTIYIEGMTCKNCTAHVENELNSLDDVYAEVDLKSNLAKVKMHSDISDNTLENAVRRAGYTVKSIA comes from the coding sequence ATGGCAACATACATAATAAGTGCAATAATTATTGTAATTGTAGCCTATTCATTTATGAACCTTATCCAAAAGGTTAGATATGGATGCTGCGGTGGAACGGTAGAGAAAAGTACAAAGAAGAAAAAGTTAAATAAAATTGACTTAGAGCAATATAAATTCTCTAAAACTATATATATTGAAGGTATGACATGTAAAAATTGTACCGCTCATGTTGAGAATGAACTTAATAGTTTAGATGATGTATATGCTGAGGTAGATTTAAAAAGTAATTTGGCAAAAGTTAAAATGCATTCAGATATAAGTGATAATACACTTGAGAATGCTGTGAGAAGGGCTGGATATACTGTAAAATCTATAGCCTAA
- a CDS encoding transglycosylase SLT domain-containing protein produces the protein MNIKTKIFTFTFVAALTLLPATFVQADDKPAALSVSNIIPITNSQSITKAEDSNPNITSTIGWKNENGTWHYYKSDNTKAIGWIKPDSNWYYLKEDDGSMATGWLSYGNKWYYIDNSGIMTTGWKLINNKWYFFNSSGIMATGIQSDGSNLYYFTDSGVLSTNSGWTKINNKMYYADNDGKIKTGWLKDKDNGNWYFLQGDGSMITGLYNIDNKIYNFNDNGSMATGWININNYWYYFNAGGDMATGWVSLGSQKYYLYDTGAMATGWISLGDQKYYLYDTGVMATGWISLDGTWYYLNDDGSMATGWFSSNGSDYYYLDPATGKMLTNTTMDGYTLGADGKRYKPSLNTIPLSTSSESSDSKMKKIYNSVNSAAKKYDLDSKLILAIIKAESNFDPNATSSSGAAGLMQILPSNFTYVGITNGYDIDQNINGGSKLLKDYLNEFNGDVQMAVAAYNAGPESVKNDGVLSDADLSKMSQGVQNYVKTVMNYYKNADIAANGGNLIET, from the coding sequence TTGAATATTAAAACGAAAATTTTTACATTTACTTTTGTTGCTGCTTTAACTTTGCTTCCAGCAACTTTTGTACAAGCTGATGATAAACCTGCTGCACTTAGTGTATCAAACATTATTCCTATAACTAATTCGCAAAGCATAACAAAAGCTGAAGATAGTAATCCTAACATAACTTCAACCATTGGCTGGAAGAATGAAAACGGAACTTGGCATTATTATAAATCTGACAATACCAAAGCAATTGGATGGATTAAACCTGATAGTAACTGGTATTACCTTAAAGAAGATGATGGATCAATGGCGACTGGTTGGTTATCTTACGGAAATAAATGGTATTACATAGATAATTCAGGAATTATGACCACAGGATGGAAACTTATAAATAATAAATGGTACTTCTTTAACAGCTCAGGAATCATGGCAACCGGCATTCAGTCTGATGGTTCTAACTTATATTATTTTACTGACTCAGGAGTTTTGTCTACTAATAGTGGATGGACAAAAATAAATAATAAGATGTATTATGCTGATAATGATGGTAAAATAAAAACTGGTTGGCTTAAAGATAAAGATAATGGTAACTGGTATTTCCTTCAAGGTGATGGAAGTATGATAACAGGTCTTTATAACATAGATAATAAAATATACAATTTTAATGATAATGGATCTATGGCAACCGGATGGATTAACATAAATAACTATTGGTATTATTTCAATGCTGGTGGAGATATGGCAACAGGGTGGGTAAGCCTTGGCAGTCAGAAATATTATTTATATGATACTGGAGCTATGGCCACAGGATGGATAAGCCTTGGCGATCAAAAGTACTATTTATATGATACCGGAGTTATGGCGACAGGATGGATAAGCCTTGATGGAACATGGTATTACTTAAATGATGATGGTTCTATGGCAACTGGATGGTTTTCATCTAATGGAAGCGATTATTATTATCTAGATCCAGCTACAGGTAAGATGCTCACTAATACTACCATGGATGGCTATACGCTTGGAGCTGATGGAAAAAGATATAAACCTTCACTTAATACTATTCCTTTAAGCACAAGCTCAGAAAGCTCAGATAGTAAGATGAAAAAAATATATAATTCGGTAAATAGTGCTGCCAAAAAGTATGACTTGGATTCAAAATTAATACTGGCTATAATAAAAGCAGAATCTAATTTCGATCCAAATGCAACTTCTAGCTCAGGAGCTGCTGGATTAATGCAGATTTTACCTTCAAACTTTACATATGTTGGGATAACAAACGGATATGACATAGACCAAAATATCAATGGAGGGTCGAAATTATTAAAAGACTACTTAAACGAATTTAATGGAGATGTTCAAATGGCAGTGGCAGCTTATAACGCAGGACCAGAAAGCGTAAAAAATGATGGAGTTTTATCTGATGCTGATTTATCAAAGATGTCACAAGGCGTTCAGAATTATGTGAAAACAGTAATGAACTATTACAAAAATGCAGACATCGCTGCGAACGGAGGAAATCTTATAGAAACTTAA
- a CDS encoding MFS transporter, with the protein MFLKDFKATLATDNFIKLSILLFICSSASALVNPFLSIFLSQNLNASASQIGLFVSLNSISGIIISTILGRISDKASDGRLILAIAILAGLIGYILYALITQFYLLLIVSIIFIGLSSVINSQIFVYAKQNFDGDEKSQSKITFLRTFVSIAWVSSPLLGALLDDKLGFNGLFLGTSISYLFSFIILIIFFKPKPKEYIEPKKNDVKKDKVYSNKYIIECFIVFTLLQVINTVLNTSVPLYVTENLHYGNAYIGIISSFAAFAEIPFMIILASLSIKFPIKHLINAGIITCLCFLILLLYVNNIYLIIFIHILKAVFVSAYMGIGIAFFQDMMPNRYGTSTTLYTNTTRLGTILGGMVISMFSVSYPQIFIILIIICVLSLIVFNFADEGYKESDIKIAK; encoded by the coding sequence ATGTTTTTAAAAGACTTTAAAGCTACGTTAGCTACAGACAACTTTATCAAATTATCAATATTATTATTTATCTGCTCATCAGCTTCAGCACTAGTAAATCCTTTTCTTTCTATATTTTTGTCTCAAAACTTAAATGCCAGTGCATCACAAATCGGCCTATTTGTTTCTCTTAACTCCATATCTGGAATTATCATTAGTACCATTTTAGGGCGTATATCAGATAAAGCATCAGATGGTAGACTAATACTAGCAATAGCAATTTTAGCGGGTCTTATAGGATACATCCTCTATGCATTAATTACTCAGTTTTATCTCCTTTTAATTGTATCAATAATATTTATCGGATTGTCCTCTGTTATAAATTCTCAGATTTTTGTATATGCTAAGCAAAATTTCGATGGAGATGAGAAATCACAATCAAAAATTACATTTCTAAGAACTTTTGTATCAATAGCATGGGTAAGCAGTCCGTTATTAGGGGCATTATTAGATGACAAATTAGGCTTTAACGGCCTTTTTTTAGGAACATCTATAAGTTACTTATTTAGTTTCATAATTTTAATTATATTTTTTAAACCAAAGCCTAAAGAATATATTGAACCTAAGAAAAATGATGTAAAAAAAGATAAAGTCTATAGCAATAAATATATTATAGAATGCTTTATTGTTTTTACTTTACTTCAGGTAATTAATACTGTGCTTAACACGAGTGTACCTTTATATGTCACAGAAAACTTACATTATGGAAATGCTTATATTGGTATTATTTCAAGTTTTGCAGCATTTGCAGAAATTCCATTTATGATCATATTGGCTAGTTTATCTATAAAATTTCCTATAAAACATTTAATAAACGCTGGTATTATTACCTGCTTGTGCTTTTTAATATTGCTATTGTATGTAAATAACATTTACTTAATTATCTTCATACATATTTTAAAAGCTGTATTTGTTTCTGCTTACATGGGGATTGGAATTGCATTTTTTCAAGATATGATGCCAAATAGATATGGTACTTCAACAACTTTATATACAAATACCACTCGTTTAGGAACTATATTAGGTGGTATGGTAATAAGTATGTTTAGCGTATCTTATCCTCAAATTTTCATTATATTAATCATAATATGTGTTCTAAGTTTAATAGTTTTTAATTTTGCAGATGAGGGTTATAAAGAATCAGATATAAAAATCGCAAAATAG